One region of Bactrocera neohumeralis isolate Rockhampton chromosome 5, APGP_CSIRO_Bneo_wtdbg2-racon-allhic-juicebox.fasta_v2, whole genome shotgun sequence genomic DNA includes:
- the LOC126760015 gene encoding uncharacterized protein LOC126760015 isoform X1 translates to MYIQRKMHNTSLLLIFSVCLSLTLVAVTFQQTEALRRIKRGSTVSQNKTKLSSDLLSDMDNTSTDVHFSGHSTTALDNQEGIKSRNEHTWAKKAVAAVEHAIDKAFASLSHKSDAEKTKRSAHNPSKPKDGSIAGHEVHMTALSHLLAKRGIGSRIFEDMQREAEFASGEGPAEVLIIDNGFQPMMNMQHGINSYALHQPNLRNVGGSLKHLAEISKESKLNNQQSPKLTSYTSDISDDVMAIKHSNDNGITELNGNKEVAVVKNNKHSDNNDDDSRGEYKTVDSHKRNNDHVTLTIGARNGEAKHNSINNNNNHIKSNNDELIADKSHPTNTLQQHSQQLQSQKLQEQPLENKDSFPSLLSHSQKSVEGIGATNKLQEESEGLQQRKKHENDKSVEVGNTHNVQQATALATPHQQQMQFVKHSNGKMLPMESFLKFANMMLYKMGADGIPMHAQGAQLAVSGNPTTSVISIGPIVDGAEEAGAMDYLYNPFEPQLNFLRNPGSFVAPPTLMGGSTNTALVSRPYLLPPYSLASSNQPINLIENALDLLLNAEEGGNDEMELVCPIHHPKKKSSDGNVDGKDKDGVIQVCSCRFFKKNKN, encoded by the exons atgtatattcaacgCAAAATGCACAACACCAGTCTATTGCTCATCTTCAGCGTGTGCCTTA GTCTGACCCTGGTTGCAGTTACATTTCAGCAAACGGAGGCGCTGCGCCGCATCAAGCGCGGCTCTACTGTCTCCCAAAACAAAACCAAGCTTTCCAGTGACCTTCTGTCGGATATGGACAACACTTCAACCGACGTGCATTTTAGCGGACATTCCACGACTGCCCTAGACAATCAAGAAGGCATAAAAAGCCGCAATGAGCACACATGGGCCAAGAAAGCAGTGGCCGCTGTTGAGCATGCCATCGATAAAG CGTTTGCTTCACTCAGCCACAAGTCCGATGCCGAAAAAACGAAGAGGAGCGCACACAATCCCAGCAAGCCCAAAGATGGCAGCATCGCCGGCCACGAGGTGCACATGACTGCTCTATCGCATCTGCTAGCTAAGCGAGGCATCGGCTCACGAATTTTCGAAGACATGCAGCGCGAGGCTGAATTCGCTTCCGGCGAAGGCCCCGCAGAAGTGCTCATCATTGACAATGGCTTCCAGCCGATGATGAACATGCAACACGGCATCAACTCTTATGCATTGCATCAACCAAACTTACGAAACGTCGGCGGTAGCCTCAAGCACTTGGCCGAGATTAGCAAGGAGTCCAAGTTAAACAATCAGCAGAGTCCAAAACTAACTTCTTACACCTCCGACATAAGTGACGACGTTATGGCCATTAAGCATAGCAACGATAACGGGATTACTGAGTTGAATGGAAACAAAGAAGTTGCAGTGGTCAAGAACAACAAGCATAGTGATAACAATGATGATGACAGCAGAGGCGAGTACAAAACGGTCGACAGCCACAAGCGGAACAATGACCATGTGACGCTCACAATTGGAGCTCGCAATGGAGAAGCAAAGCACAAtagcattaacaacaacaacaaccatattAAGAGTAACAATGATGAGCTTATCGCCGACAAAAGTCATCCCACCAATACTCTACAACAACACAGTCAACAATTGCAGTCGCAAAAACTACAAGAACAACCGTTGGAAAACAAGGATTCATTTCCTTCGTTATTATCGCATTCACAGAAGTCGGTCGAAGGCATAGGAGCGACGAACAAATTGCAGGAGGAATCAGAGGGACTGCAACAACGAAAGAAGCACGAAAACGACAAATCAGTGGAGGTTGGAAACACACACAACGTACAGCAAGCGACCGCATTGGCAACGCCACACCAACAGCAAATGCAATTCGTTAAACATTCCAACGGAAAAATGCTGCCGATGGAAAGCTTTCTCAAGTTCGCAAATATGATGCTTTATAAAATGGGAGCCG ATGGTATTCCAATGCATGCGCAGGGTGCTCAACTCGCTGTAAGCGGCAATCCAACAACATCTGTCATAAGCATTGGTCCAATTGTGGATGGTGCTGAAGAGGCAGGTGCTATGGATTACCTGTACAACCCATTCGAACCCCAACTAAACTTTCTACGTAACCCAGGATCGTTCGTCGCTCCACCTACCCTAATGGGAGGCTCTACCAATACCGCTTTAGTCTCGCGTCCCTACTTGCTGCCCCCATACAGCTTAGCGAGTTCTAACCAACCtattaacttaatcgaaaacgCTTTAGACCTTCTGTTGAATGCCGAAGAGGGAGGAAATGACGAAATGGAATTAGTTTGCCCCATACATCATCCGAAAAAGAAGTCCAGCGATGGCAATGTAGATGGAAAGGACAAAGATGGCGTTATCCAAGTATGTTCGTGCCGCTTCTTCAAAAAGAACAAGAACTAA
- the LOC126760015 gene encoding uncharacterized protein LOC126760015 isoform X2 — MYIQRKMHNTSLLLIFSVCLITFQQTEALRRIKRGSTVSQNKTKLSSDLLSDMDNTSTDVHFSGHSTTALDNQEGIKSRNEHTWAKKAVAAVEHAIDKAFASLSHKSDAEKTKRSAHNPSKPKDGSIAGHEVHMTALSHLLAKRGIGSRIFEDMQREAEFASGEGPAEVLIIDNGFQPMMNMQHGINSYALHQPNLRNVGGSLKHLAEISKESKLNNQQSPKLTSYTSDISDDVMAIKHSNDNGITELNGNKEVAVVKNNKHSDNNDDDSRGEYKTVDSHKRNNDHVTLTIGARNGEAKHNSINNNNNHIKSNNDELIADKSHPTNTLQQHSQQLQSQKLQEQPLENKDSFPSLLSHSQKSVEGIGATNKLQEESEGLQQRKKHENDKSVEVGNTHNVQQATALATPHQQQMQFVKHSNGKMLPMESFLKFANMMLYKMGADGIPMHAQGAQLAVSGNPTTSVISIGPIVDGAEEAGAMDYLYNPFEPQLNFLRNPGSFVAPPTLMGGSTNTALVSRPYLLPPYSLASSNQPINLIENALDLLLNAEEGGNDEMELVCPIHHPKKKSSDGNVDGKDKDGVIQVCSCRFFKKNKN; from the exons atgtatattcaacgCAAAATGCACAACACCAGTCTATTGCTCATCTTCAGCGTGTGCCTTA TTACATTTCAGCAAACGGAGGCGCTGCGCCGCATCAAGCGCGGCTCTACTGTCTCCCAAAACAAAACCAAGCTTTCCAGTGACCTTCTGTCGGATATGGACAACACTTCAACCGACGTGCATTTTAGCGGACATTCCACGACTGCCCTAGACAATCAAGAAGGCATAAAAAGCCGCAATGAGCACACATGGGCCAAGAAAGCAGTGGCCGCTGTTGAGCATGCCATCGATAAAG CGTTTGCTTCACTCAGCCACAAGTCCGATGCCGAAAAAACGAAGAGGAGCGCACACAATCCCAGCAAGCCCAAAGATGGCAGCATCGCCGGCCACGAGGTGCACATGACTGCTCTATCGCATCTGCTAGCTAAGCGAGGCATCGGCTCACGAATTTTCGAAGACATGCAGCGCGAGGCTGAATTCGCTTCCGGCGAAGGCCCCGCAGAAGTGCTCATCATTGACAATGGCTTCCAGCCGATGATGAACATGCAACACGGCATCAACTCTTATGCATTGCATCAACCAAACTTACGAAACGTCGGCGGTAGCCTCAAGCACTTGGCCGAGATTAGCAAGGAGTCCAAGTTAAACAATCAGCAGAGTCCAAAACTAACTTCTTACACCTCCGACATAAGTGACGACGTTATGGCCATTAAGCATAGCAACGATAACGGGATTACTGAGTTGAATGGAAACAAAGAAGTTGCAGTGGTCAAGAACAACAAGCATAGTGATAACAATGATGATGACAGCAGAGGCGAGTACAAAACGGTCGACAGCCACAAGCGGAACAATGACCATGTGACGCTCACAATTGGAGCTCGCAATGGAGAAGCAAAGCACAAtagcattaacaacaacaacaaccatattAAGAGTAACAATGATGAGCTTATCGCCGACAAAAGTCATCCCACCAATACTCTACAACAACACAGTCAACAATTGCAGTCGCAAAAACTACAAGAACAACCGTTGGAAAACAAGGATTCATTTCCTTCGTTATTATCGCATTCACAGAAGTCGGTCGAAGGCATAGGAGCGACGAACAAATTGCAGGAGGAATCAGAGGGACTGCAACAACGAAAGAAGCACGAAAACGACAAATCAGTGGAGGTTGGAAACACACACAACGTACAGCAAGCGACCGCATTGGCAACGCCACACCAACAGCAAATGCAATTCGTTAAACATTCCAACGGAAAAATGCTGCCGATGGAAAGCTTTCTCAAGTTCGCAAATATGATGCTTTATAAAATGGGAGCCG ATGGTATTCCAATGCATGCGCAGGGTGCTCAACTCGCTGTAAGCGGCAATCCAACAACATCTGTCATAAGCATTGGTCCAATTGTGGATGGTGCTGAAGAGGCAGGTGCTATGGATTACCTGTACAACCCATTCGAACCCCAACTAAACTTTCTACGTAACCCAGGATCGTTCGTCGCTCCACCTACCCTAATGGGAGGCTCTACCAATACCGCTTTAGTCTCGCGTCCCTACTTGCTGCCCCCATACAGCTTAGCGAGTTCTAACCAACCtattaacttaatcgaaaacgCTTTAGACCTTCTGTTGAATGCCGAAGAGGGAGGAAATGACGAAATGGAATTAGTTTGCCCCATACATCATCCGAAAAAGAAGTCCAGCGATGGCAATGTAGATGGAAAGGACAAAGATGGCGTTATCCAAGTATGTTCGTGCCGCTTCTTCAAAAAGAACAAGAACTAA